The Pseudoalteromonas sp. DL-6 genome has a window encoding:
- a CDS encoding RecQ family ATP-dependent DNA helicase, with protein MSTSLVQSLEQHFGFNQFRAGQQQTIEQLLNGQSSLAIFPTGSGKSLCYQLTALHLPHLTLVVSPLLALMKDQISFLNSKGIYAASLDSSQDQMQSSTVINDVRSGKVKVLMVSVERFKNERFREFISQVALSMLVVDEAHCISEWGHNFRPDYLKLPRYREELNIPLVLLLTATATKKVKRDMAERFAIEPQCIVQTGFYRANLDLSVLSVKTADKNTELTKIVRAQTGPGIVYVTLQQSAEQVANMLSAQGLQAVAYHAGLEDTLRGQIQDDFMAGKINVVVATIAFGMGVDKSDIRFVIHYDLPKSIENYSQEIGRAGRDGNPSNCYTLANLDGLNTVENFIYGDTPELSGIEYVINDIRQAQQQWEMQEYSLSSESNIRQLALKTLLVQLEMQGAITPQYAYYADFKYKFLVDKNELLSQFDQQRQAFLTQIFSHTDFKKIWGTLNFDSLTQAEQVDRKRVVAALDYLAEKNHITLETKRITQVYKVHSEVINNPELAQQLHDYFTDKEQAEIKRIAALVRFFELQSCLSYNLARYFDDANAPQQCGHCSVCRGHAVKLEYSITPAKIDTALIYQKVDEFLAHMATKGVHNVGIETQCRFLAGMSVPLFARNKVRQLSGFALCEQQRYSEIKAILLAR; from the coding sequence ATGAGTACCTCGCTAGTTCAGTCTCTTGAGCAACATTTTGGTTTTAATCAGTTTAGAGCAGGGCAACAACAAACCATAGAGCAACTGCTAAATGGTCAATCATCACTGGCGATATTTCCTACAGGGTCGGGTAAATCCTTGTGCTATCAACTCACCGCGTTACATTTACCGCATTTAACTTTAGTGGTATCGCCATTATTAGCGCTTATGAAAGATCAAATAAGCTTTTTAAACAGTAAAGGCATCTATGCTGCAAGCCTCGATTCAAGCCAAGATCAAATGCAAAGCAGTACCGTAATAAACGATGTGCGCAGTGGTAAAGTTAAAGTGTTAATGGTATCGGTTGAGCGCTTTAAAAACGAACGCTTTAGAGAGTTTATTAGCCAAGTAGCGCTTTCTATGTTGGTGGTAGACGAAGCGCATTGTATATCTGAGTGGGGTCATAATTTTAGACCCGACTATTTAAAACTACCGCGTTACCGTGAAGAGCTAAATATTCCGTTAGTGTTACTATTAACCGCCACAGCCACTAAAAAAGTAAAACGCGATATGGCAGAACGCTTTGCTATTGAGCCACAATGTATTGTGCAAACGGGGTTTTATCGCGCTAATTTAGATTTAAGTGTGCTGAGTGTTAAAACTGCCGATAAAAACACTGAGCTTACTAAAATTGTCCGTGCGCAAACCGGCCCCGGTATTGTGTATGTCACGCTGCAGCAAAGTGCTGAGCAAGTGGCCAATATGTTAAGCGCACAGGGTCTGCAGGCGGTGGCGTATCATGCAGGGCTTGAAGATACCTTACGCGGGCAAATTCAAGATGATTTTATGGCGGGTAAAATAAATGTGGTGGTCGCCACTATTGCCTTTGGCATGGGGGTTGATAAATCAGACATACGCTTTGTGATTCACTACGATTTACCTAAATCAATTGAAAACTACAGCCAAGAAATTGGTCGTGCAGGGCGTGACGGCAACCCATCAAATTGTTATACCCTGGCTAATTTAGATGGCTTAAATACAGTAGAAAACTTTATTTACGGCGATACCCCAGAGCTCAGCGGTATTGAATATGTTATTAACGATATTCGCCAAGCTCAACAGCAATGGGAAATGCAAGAATATAGCCTTTCAAGCGAGAGTAATATTCGCCAGCTTGCCCTTAAAACCTTGCTGGTACAATTGGAAATGCAAGGCGCAATAACCCCGCAGTATGCGTATTACGCTGATTTTAAGTATAAATTTTTAGTTGATAAAAATGAGTTACTTAGCCAGTTTGATCAGCAGCGCCAAGCCTTTTTAACACAAATATTTAGCCATACCGACTTTAAAAAAATATGGGGTACACTCAACTTTGATAGCTTGACCCAAGCCGAGCAAGTTGACCGTAAACGTGTGGTAGCCGCACTTGATTACCTAGCGGAAAAAAACCATATCACCCTTGAAACCAAACGTATTACTCAAGTGTACAAAGTGCATAGCGAGGTGATTAATAACCCTGAGCTTGCCCAGCAGTTACACGATTATTTTACCGATAAAGAGCAAGCTGAAATAAAACGGATTGCTGCTTTGGTGCGTTTTTTTGAGCTGCAATCTTGCTTAAGCTATAACCTGGCCCGTTACTTTGATGATGCGAATGCGCCACAGCAATGTGGGCATTGTAGTGTGTGCCGTGGACATGCGGTCAAGCTTGAATACTCAATCACCCCTGCAAAGATTGATACAGCGCTTATTTATCAAAAAGTGGATGAGTTTTTGGCGCATATGGCAACGAAAGGCGTGCACAATGTAGGCATTGAAACCCAATGTCGGTTTTTAGCGGGAATGAGTGTGCCGCTATTTGCGCGTAATAAGGTACGCCAACTAAGTGGTTTTGCACTGTGTGAGCAACAGCGCTACAGCGAAATTAAAGCGATATTACTGGCACGATAA
- a CDS encoding anhydro-N-acetylmuramic acid kinase → MHPHIEALYNSAKKPSRLIIGLMSGTSLDGLDVALCKITGAGLHTQIEVLNFTTVEYNDEYKTKIKQVFAKRECDLEVLTLLHPWVGKLHGEMVNQCLIAWGIDPASIDAIASHGQTIYHCPQSQHNHHDFKHGTLQIGDSDQIAVTTGITTVGDFRQKHIAAGGEGAPLAVYGDYLFFASPDENRILLNMGGIANLTFLPKSGDASSVFSSDIGPGNTIMDAYVQYYFKGMHYDEGAKLAKAGKVNVILLKSLSDNAFFKLPLPKTTGPEVFNLALLRAAQAQTATQDLSHEDVLATLNALSATTIARALNDCAKGVQNCVVYASGGGIHNPLLMEQLLIHCLNIKAFKNTDDLGVHPDAKEAVLFAILANECLAGQRQSAKNKRGGILDITMGKVSFAD, encoded by the coding sequence ATGCATCCTCATATCGAAGCCCTTTATAATAGCGCTAAAAAGCCCAGCCGTTTAATTATTGGATTAATGAGTGGCACCTCTTTGGATGGTTTAGATGTAGCGCTATGTAAAATAACCGGTGCAGGTTTGCATACACAAATAGAGGTGTTAAATTTTACTACGGTTGAGTATAACGACGAATATAAAACTAAAATAAAGCAGGTATTTGCTAAGCGCGAATGCGATTTAGAAGTGCTGACTTTATTACATCCTTGGGTGGGCAAACTCCATGGCGAGATGGTTAATCAGTGTTTAATTGCATGGGGAATTGATCCTGCGAGTATTGATGCCATTGCAAGCCACGGGCAAACTATTTATCACTGTCCGCAGTCGCAGCATAACCATCATGACTTTAAACATGGCACCTTGCAAATAGGTGATAGTGACCAAATAGCCGTTACTACAGGCATTACCACTGTTGGCGATTTTAGGCAAAAGCATATTGCCGCTGGTGGAGAAGGTGCGCCGCTGGCCGTGTATGGCGATTATTTATTTTTTGCCAGCCCTGACGAAAACCGCATTTTATTAAACATGGGTGGCATTGCTAATTTAACGTTTTTACCTAAAAGCGGTGATGCTAGTAGCGTGTTTAGTAGCGACATAGGCCCAGGTAACACCATTATGGATGCCTACGTACAGTATTACTTTAAAGGAATGCATTATGATGAGGGCGCAAAGCTTGCCAAAGCAGGCAAGGTAAATGTAATACTGCTAAAATCGCTCAGCGATAATGCGTTTTTTAAATTACCACTGCCAAAAACAACAGGACCTGAGGTGTTTAATTTAGCCTTATTACGTGCAGCCCAAGCCCAAACCGCAACCCAAGATTTAAGCCATGAAGATGTGTTGGCGACATTAAATGCGCTTTCTGCGACTACGATTGCTAGGGCGTTAAATGACTGTGCTAAAGGGGTTCAAAACTGTGTGGTATATGCCAGTGGTGGAGGTATTCATAATCCATTATTGATGGAGCAATTACTAATACACTGCCTAAATATTAAGGCGTTTAAGAATACTGATGATTTGGGTGTTCACCCTGATGCCAAAGAGGCGGTGCTGTTTGCTATTTTGGCAAACGAATGTTTAGCAGGGCAGCGACAAAGTGCTAAAAATAAAAGAGGTGGAATTTTAGATATTACTATGGGTAAAGTGAGCTTTGCTGATTAA
- a CDS encoding glutathione S-transferase → MIKLHHLNKSRSKRIIWLLEELEVDYEIVAYQRNTETFLAPDELKNVHPLGKSPVIEDDGLVIAESGAITDYLITKYGKGKFAPTTGTAEFLDYQQWLHFAESSAILPLLLKMFVQKDGAKTQFLEGYADAETAKVISYFNNRLEGKRYLVGDTLTGADFMMSFIVEIVKNAGQLAHFKNLVKYDEQLQSHEKFHTANELEAKYD, encoded by the coding sequence ATGATTAAACTACACCACTTAAATAAATCTCGCTCTAAACGTATTATTTGGTTACTCGAAGAGCTTGAGGTTGATTACGAAATTGTTGCCTACCAGCGCAATACTGAAACTTTTTTAGCCCCTGATGAGCTTAAAAATGTTCATCCGCTGGGTAAATCACCGGTTATCGAAGATGACGGCTTAGTGATTGCCGAGTCTGGCGCTATCACAGATTATTTGATCACTAAATATGGCAAAGGTAAATTTGCACCAACCACAGGTACTGCAGAATTTTTAGACTATCAACAATGGCTTCACTTTGCAGAAAGCTCTGCAATTTTACCATTATTGCTGAAAATGTTTGTGCAAAAAGACGGTGCTAAAACGCAGTTTTTAGAGGGCTATGCCGATGCTGAAACCGCTAAAGTAATTAGCTATTTTAACAACCGCCTTGAAGGTAAGCGCTATTTAGTAGGCGACACCCTAACTGGTGCCGATTTTATGATGTCGTTTATTGTTGAAATAGTTAAAAATGCTGGCCAGCTTGCACACTTTAAAAACCTTGTTAAATATGATGAGCAATTGCAAAGCCACGAGAAGTTTCATACTGCTAACGAGCTTGAAGCTAAATACGATTAA
- a CDS encoding GNAT family protein, with translation MITLRAFKQHDTCQIVTILNDQQVARYLSSKIPFPYTQADANWWVNEGAKCGIIKAIEVDGLCVGCIGVIPGEFEYSRSGEIGYWLSQQYWGQGIITQAIELITKEVFESTNLNRIHAAVFAGNVGSMSALLKNGFNNEAILKKAIYKNGHYFDSNVFSVLKQSNCSN, from the coding sequence ATGATCACTTTACGAGCATTTAAACAACACGATACCTGCCAAATAGTCACCATTTTGAACGATCAACAAGTAGCTCGCTATTTGTCCTCTAAAATTCCATTTCCTTATACTCAAGCAGATGCAAACTGGTGGGTAAACGAAGGAGCAAAATGTGGCATCATTAAAGCTATTGAAGTTGATGGCCTATGTGTTGGTTGTATTGGTGTTATCCCTGGTGAGTTTGAGTATAGCCGCAGTGGCGAAATAGGTTATTGGCTTAGTCAGCAATATTGGGGGCAAGGTATTATTACCCAAGCCATAGAGTTGATTACTAAAGAAGTGTTTGAAAGCACTAACTTAAACCGTATTCATGCGGCTGTATTTGCTGGTAATGTTGGCTCAATGAGCGCGTTGCTTAAAAATGGCTTTAATAACGAAGCTATTTTAAAGAAAGCAATTTATAAAAATGGTCACTACTTTGATAGCAATGTATTTAGTGTGCTAAAACAGAGTAATTGTTCTAATTAA
- a CDS encoding L-threonylcarbamoyladenylate synthase — protein sequence MTSIQPTQLLNTEERINQAVALLKAGECVALPTETVYGLAADATNSDAVAKIFAAKGRPTNHPLIVHIPNQSHLHNWAKNVNKAAITLADAFWPGPLTLILNAKDNLNSPVTGGLPTIGLRVPAHPEFLAVLKQLNTGLAAPSANRYKQLSPISAAHVIRDLNGRISAVLQGGECNVGIESTIVDASSQQLRILRPGPISAADILQKTGLHVSTPHSHNEVVPGNVKAHYQPHAPAMLANTEDFAKILSENSQGKSHYLIYSTQVQQQLLASDIPSERITKLSSCPIEYAKNMYKALHLIDEKTPLNIYIEKPPVGSEWAAVNDRLSRATTVFVG from the coding sequence ATGACATCAATACAACCGACTCAATTATTAAATACTGAAGAGCGTATTAACCAAGCCGTTGCATTATTAAAAGCTGGCGAATGCGTCGCTTTACCCACAGAAACCGTTTATGGCTTAGCCGCAGATGCGACTAATAGTGATGCTGTAGCGAAAATATTTGCAGCGAAAGGACGTCCAACAAATCACCCGCTCATTGTGCATATTCCCAATCAGTCCCATCTACACAATTGGGCAAAAAATGTAAATAAAGCGGCCATCACGCTTGCTGATGCATTTTGGCCTGGCCCACTCACCCTAATTTTAAATGCTAAAGATAATTTAAACAGCCCGGTAACCGGTGGTTTGCCAACCATTGGACTTCGCGTGCCTGCGCATCCTGAGTTTTTAGCGGTACTAAAGCAATTAAACACCGGTCTTGCAGCTCCCTCGGCTAATCGCTATAAGCAATTGAGCCCAATCAGTGCAGCTCATGTAATACGCGATTTGAATGGTCGAATTAGTGCGGTATTACAAGGAGGTGAATGTAATGTAGGTATTGAATCGACCATTGTAGATGCAAGCTCACAGCAGTTACGCATATTACGCCCAGGGCCAATTTCAGCAGCTGATATTTTGCAAAAAACTGGACTGCATGTCAGCACGCCACATTCACATAACGAAGTGGTACCGGGTAATGTAAAAGCGCATTATCAGCCTCATGCACCAGCCATGTTGGCTAATACTGAAGATTTCGCTAAAATTTTAAGTGAAAACTCTCAGGGTAAAAGTCACTATTTAATCTATTCGACTCAAGTGCAACAGCAATTATTAGCGAGCGACATTCCATCCGAACGTATTACTAAGCTAAGTAGTTGCCCTATTGAATACGCTAAAAATATGTATAAAGCACTGCATCTTATTGATGAGAAAACACCATTGAATATTTATATCGAAAAACCGCCAGTAGGCAGTGAGTGGGCTGCAGTGAATGACCGACTTAGTCGCGCCACCACAGTATTTGTAGGATAA
- a CDS encoding NADP-dependent oxidoreductase, with product MSTTSRQFTLASRPHGAPTNENFELKNVELPSLKDGEVLLRTIYLSLDPYMRGRMSDAKSYADPVEIGDVMVGATVCQVESSKNDTFSEGEWVLAYTGWQTYAISNGEGLMSLGKEPKNPSYALGIMGMPGFTAYMGLLDIGAPKAGETVVVAAATGPVGATVGQIAKIKGCKVVGVAGGSEKCTHAVKNLGFDACIDHKADDFAEQLEKACEQGIDVYYENVGGKVFDAVLPLLNTSARVPVCGLVSQYNATSLPEGPDRLGMLMGQLLTKRIKMQGFIIFDDYGDRYDKFAQDMQTWLQDGKIQYREHLVDGFEKTISAFNDMISGKNFGKTVVKINSPL from the coding sequence ATGTCCACAACCAGTCGTCAATTTACTTTAGCATCACGCCCACATGGCGCTCCTACCAATGAAAACTTTGAACTTAAAAACGTAGAGTTACCATCATTAAAAGATGGTGAAGTATTGCTGCGTACTATTTATTTGTCACTAGACCCCTATATGCGTGGCCGCATGAGCGATGCTAAGTCATATGCCGACCCGGTAGAAATTGGTGATGTAATGGTCGGTGCAACGGTTTGCCAAGTAGAATCATCTAAAAACGATACCTTTAGCGAAGGCGAATGGGTATTAGCATATACAGGCTGGCAAACTTACGCTATCTCAAACGGCGAGGGCTTAATGTCATTAGGCAAAGAGCCTAAAAATCCATCTTATGCACTCGGTATTATGGGTATGCCTGGTTTTACTGCCTACATGGGATTGTTAGATATTGGCGCACCTAAAGCAGGTGAAACTGTGGTCGTTGCAGCAGCAACAGGGCCTGTGGGGGCCACGGTTGGTCAAATAGCGAAAATTAAAGGCTGTAAAGTAGTAGGGGTTGCCGGAGGCAGCGAAAAATGTACGCATGCTGTTAAAAATCTTGGCTTTGATGCCTGTATTGACCATAAAGCAGATGACTTTGCCGAACAATTAGAAAAGGCATGTGAGCAAGGCATTGATGTTTATTATGAAAATGTGGGCGGAAAAGTATTTGATGCCGTATTACCTTTGCTGAATACCTCAGCACGCGTACCTGTGTGCGGGTTAGTATCGCAATATAATGCCACCAGCCTGCCTGAAGGCCCAGATAGATTAGGTATGCTAATGGGACAATTGTTAACTAAGCGTATTAAAATGCAGGGCTTTATAATTTTTGATGACTATGGCGATCGTTATGACAAATTTGCACAAGACATGCAAACGTGGCTACAAGACGGAAAAATTCAATACCGCGAACATCTTGTCGATGGGTTCGAAAAAACCATCAGCGCATTTAACGATATGATCAGTGGTAAAAACTTTGGTAAAACCGTAGTAAAAATTAACAGCCCACTATAA
- a CDS encoding EAL domain-containing protein, giving the protein MAYEWRNIEKEYRTSSQNRVEFSAQALKSTLRNKELMLDLIGRDILSNNNLTEKTSTIKLLDNILLENPVLLGFGLFNPQGEIIYYSSNLNASTMINLKENEKTRQSFSQTLSSDKMVLGQTYFNLSLQEWVIPIRKSLRDKSGTVIAVMTAGMAVSRGAKYLNILQSNSDDYIMLAREIDGFIQYSSVKDADIASYTKTKIKQALGLSDNALIKQTGKDKEIFKSSEEVFSIDTHVGGKPYLTSAKFDNRYQLWTLSNRAMQPIKNVFYWKVCWYFLIYLLICTVLYFGFRFIARAEQKRVDELFYLSRNDDLTKLPNRKALRDSFEAKKETSFSLAIINITNLRSMNNRFGMEYGDKAIKAYAAMLQATFAVPYLVFRNSGNEFCIITPHLSDEQNRHAFEQILASSIEQYETKNTERPLNMSVGVANYPEHGITKSKLVRSAHLANQWAKDTGQWLCHYHADIKQAYLRRLKVEERLNVALSEQSFSMVYQCQVNEQGKIHAMEALIRWHDGELGMVSPAEFIAIAEQSDLIFKIGDFVLARSISEFAKMQQHSDTPLELAINISVMQFQSSAFIPTLLQSIETHNVAPQSIILEITESLFMDNLEHVIDTINSLKSRGIRFSMDDFGTGYSSLSLLRRLPIDELKIDKSFVDDILIDPKSNSMVQSIIAIANSHNLSVIAEGVEEQAQFDMLVDIGCKRFQGYYFYKPVAAATVIEYLTVN; this is encoded by the coding sequence TTGGCTTATGAATGGCGAAATATCGAAAAAGAATACCGCACAAGCTCCCAAAACCGTGTCGAATTTTCTGCGCAAGCACTTAAAAGCACCCTTAGAAATAAAGAACTTATGCTGGATTTAATTGGCAGAGACATCCTTTCAAACAATAACTTAACCGAAAAAACATCAACAATTAAACTTCTAGACAATATTTTACTAGAGAATCCTGTGTTATTAGGCTTTGGACTGTTTAATCCCCAAGGGGAAATTATTTACTACAGCTCAAATTTAAATGCCTCAACAATGATTAATCTGAAAGAAAATGAAAAAACCCGCCAAAGTTTTTCACAAACCCTTAGCTCAGACAAAATGGTGTTAGGGCAAACTTATTTTAATCTATCGTTACAAGAATGGGTTATTCCAATAAGGAAGTCATTACGAGACAAAAGTGGCACTGTGATTGCTGTAATGACTGCAGGGATGGCGGTATCAAGAGGCGCTAAATACCTCAATATTTTGCAAAGTAATAGTGACGATTACATAATGCTAGCAAGAGAAATTGATGGTTTTATTCAATACAGTTCCGTAAAAGATGCAGATATAGCTAGCTATACAAAAACCAAAATTAAGCAGGCATTAGGGTTATCTGATAATGCTTTGATAAAGCAAACAGGCAAGGATAAAGAAATATTTAAATCCTCAGAAGAGGTGTTTAGTATTGATACACATGTAGGTGGTAAGCCTTATTTAACATCTGCAAAATTTGATAATCGCTATCAATTATGGACACTCTCAAATCGGGCAATGCAGCCAATAAAAAACGTCTTTTATTGGAAGGTATGCTGGTACTTTTTAATCTACTTACTGATTTGTACGGTGTTATATTTTGGTTTTAGGTTTATTGCTCGTGCTGAGCAAAAACGAGTTGATGAACTGTTTTACCTTTCTCGGAACGACGATTTAACAAAGTTACCCAATCGAAAAGCACTGCGTGATAGCTTTGAAGCAAAAAAAGAGACATCTTTTAGTCTAGCAATCATAAACATTACCAATTTACGCTCAATGAATAATCGCTTTGGTATGGAGTATGGCGATAAGGCAATTAAAGCCTATGCCGCAATGTTGCAAGCTACATTCGCAGTTCCATACCTAGTTTTTAGAAACAGTGGTAATGAGTTTTGCATTATTACACCGCATTTATCGGATGAGCAAAATAGGCACGCTTTTGAACAAATATTAGCATCTTCTATTGAACAATATGAAACCAAAAATACCGAACGTCCTTTAAATATGAGTGTCGGTGTGGCCAACTACCCAGAGCATGGCATAACCAAAAGTAAGCTGGTCCGCAGTGCGCATTTGGCTAATCAATGGGCAAAAGATACAGGGCAATGGCTGTGCCATTACCATGCAGATATAAAACAAGCTTATTTGCGCCGTTTAAAAGTAGAAGAGCGATTAAATGTAGCGCTAAGTGAACAATCATTCTCTATGGTCTATCAGTGCCAAGTGAATGAACAGGGAAAAATCCATGCTATGGAAGCACTTATTCGTTGGCATGACGGTGAATTGGGTATGGTTTCACCTGCCGAGTTTATTGCTATTGCAGAACAAAGTGATTTAATATTTAAAATAGGTGACTTTGTTTTAGCGCGTTCTATTAGTGAATTTGCAAAGATGCAACAACACAGCGATACCCCTCTTGAATTAGCAATCAACATTTCAGTGATGCAATTTCAAAGCAGTGCTTTTATTCCGACATTATTGCAAAGCATAGAAACCCATAATGTTGCCCCGCAAAGTATAATCTTAGAAATTACAGAGTCACTGTTTATGGATAACCTTGAGCATGTGATTGATACGATAAATAGCTTAAAATCTAGAGGGATACGCTTCTCGATGGATGATTTTGGTACAGGTTATTCATCACTGAGTTTATTAAGGCGCTTACCCATAGATGAACTGAAAATAGATAAAAGCTTTGTAGATGATATTTTAATAGACCCTAAGTCTAACAGTATGGTGCAAAGTATTATCGCCATTGCCAACAGCCATAACTTAAGTGTTATCGCTGAAGGCGTGGAAGAACAGGCACAGTTTGATATGTTAGTGGATATTGGCTGTAAACGCTTTCAGGGGTATTACTTTTATAAACCAGTGGCAGCAGCAACGGTTATTGAATACCTAACGGTTAATTAA
- a CDS encoding YkgJ family cysteine cluster protein — protein sequence MPHNVIPVRNITPTNEPITCTNCQACCCQLEVRIITDTGVPFQYIDYDKWGGEVMKRGDDGWCQALDRNTLMCTIYENRPLTCREFEMASGECITERELAGI from the coding sequence ATGCCGCACAACGTTATCCCTGTAAGAAATATAACCCCGACTAACGAACCCATCACATGCACTAATTGCCAAGCGTGTTGTTGCCAATTAGAGGTGCGTATTATTACCGATACCGGTGTCCCTTTTCAGTATATTGATTACGACAAATGGGGCGGTGAAGTCATGAAACGTGGCGACGATGGCTGGTGCCAAGCTCTCGATAGAAACACGTTAATGTGTACTATTTACGAAAATCGCCCATTAACGTGTCGAGAATTCGAAATGGCATCGGGTGAGTGTATTACTGAGCGAGAGTTGGCGGGTATTTAA